A genomic stretch from Gallus gallus isolate bGalGal1 chromosome 13, bGalGal1.mat.broiler.GRCg7b, whole genome shotgun sequence includes:
- the HNRNPH1 gene encoding heterogeneous nuclear ribonucleoprotein H isoform X12, translating to MDPCHTEETEGEIPGLGFSDRSEQIVSRGVASAFEAATTETEAEPNLTSNVMLNTESSEGYVVKVRGLPWSCSTEEVQRFFSDCKILNGALGIRFIYTREGRPSGEAFAELESEEDVKLALKKDRETMGHRYVEVFKSNNVEMDWVLKHTGPNSPDTANDGFVRLRGLPFGCSKEEIVQFFSGLEIVPNGITLPVDFQGRSTGEAFVQFASQEIAEKALKKHKERIGHRYIEIFKSSRAEVRTHYDPPRKLMAMQRPGPYDRPGLTRGYNSLGRGSGLERMRRGAYGGGMSDHRYGDGTSTFQSTTGHCVHMRGLPYRATENDIYNFFSPLNPVRVHIEIGPDGRVTGEADVEFATHEDAVAAMSKDKANMQHRYVELFLNSTAGGTGGAYGSQMMGAMVKESEGVVQDWNTSTLAGSQSSYGGPANQQLSGGYGGGYGGQSSMSGYDPGSQGAMNSSYYSSGNRASMGVNGMGGMSNMSNMSGGWGM from the exons ATGGACCCCTGTCACACCGAGGAGACCGAGGGCGAGATCCCCGGCTTGG GCTTCAGTGACCGAAGCGAGCAGATTGTTTCACGTGGTGTAGCCTCAGCCTTTGAAGCTG CCACCACCGAGACCGAGGCGGAGCCAAATCTGACCTCCAATGTGATGCTGAACACCGAGAGCAGCGAGGGATACGTGGTGAAAGTGAGGGGACTGCCCTGGTCCTGCTCCACCGAGGAGGTGCAGAGGTTTTTCTCTG ACTGCAAAATTCTGAATGGAGCTTTGGGTATCCGTTTCATCTACACGAGGGAGGGCAGACCAAGTGGAGAAGCATTTGCTGAACTTGAATCAGAAGAGGATGTGAAATTGGCAttgaaaaaagacagagaaacaaTGGGACACAGATACGTTGAAG TTTTCAAGTCAAACAACGTTGAAATGGATTGGGTTCTGAAGCATACTGGTCCCAACAGCCCTGATACGGCTAATGATGGTTTTGTACGTCTTAGAGGACTCCCATTTGGCTGTAGTAAAGAAGAAATTGTACAGTTTTTTTCAG GGTTGGAAATCGTGCCAAATGGGATAACATTGCCGGTGGACTTCCAGGGGAGGAGTACGGGGGAGGCCTTCGTGCAGTTTGCTTCACAGGAAATAGCTGAAAAGGCTCTAAAGAAACACAAGGAAAGAATAGGGCACAG GTACATTGAGATCTTCAAGAGTAGCCGAGCAGAGGTGCGCACTCACTACGACCCTCCACGCAAGCTGATGGCGATGCAGAGGCCAGGTCCTTACGACAGGCCTGGTCTTACCCGCGGATATAACAGTCTTGGTAGAGGAAGTGGCTTGGAGAGGATGAGGCGCGGTGCTTACGGAGGAG GAATGTCGGACCACAGATACGGCGACGGGACGTCCACCTTCCAGAGCACGACTGGCCACTGTGTCCACATGAGAGGTCTGCCCTACAGAGCGACAGAGAACGACATCTATAAC TTCTTCTCACCTTTGAACCCTGTAAGAGTACACATTGAAATCGGACCAGATGGCAGAGTGACTGGAGAGGCAGATGTTGAATTTGCTACTCACGAGGATGCGGTGGCCGCTATGTCCAAAGACAAAGCAAACATGC aacacaGATATGTAGAACTCTTCTTGAACTCAACAGCAGGAGGAACTGGTGGTGCCTATGGCAGTCAGATGATGGGAGCAATGG TCAAGGAATCTGAAGGGGTGGTTCAAGATTGGAACACTAGCACGTTGGCAG GAAGCCAATCCAGTTATGGTGGCCCAGCTAACCAGCAGCTGAGTGGGGGTTACGGAGGCGGATATGGTGGTCAGAGCAGCATGAGTGGATACG ACCCAGGGAGTCAGGGCGCCATGAACAGCAGTTACTACAGCAGCGGGAACCGCGCGTCCATGGGAGTGAACGGCATGGGCGGGATGTCGAACATGTCCAACATGAGTGGTGGCTGGGGAATGTAA
- the HNRNPH1 gene encoding heterogeneous nuclear ribonucleoprotein H isoform X5: MDPCHTEETEGEIPGLGFSDRSEQIVSRGVASAFEAATTETEAEPNLTSNVMLNTESSEGYVVKVRGLPWSCSTEEVQRFFSDCKILNGALGIRFIYTREGRPSGEAFAELESEEDVKLALKKDRETMGHRYVEVFKSNNVEMDWVLKHTGPNSPDTANDGFVRLRGLPFGCSKEEIVQFFSGLEIVPNGITLPVDFQGRSTGEAFVQFASQEIAEKALKKHKERIGHRYIEIFKSSRAEVRTHYDPPRKLMAMQRPGPYDRPGLTRGYNSLGRGSGLERMRRGAYGGGYGGYDDYNGYNDGYGFGSDRFGRDLEWTLFSAGMSDHRYGDGTSTFQSTTGHCVHMRGLPYRATENDIYNFFSPLNPVRVHIEIGPDGRVTGEADVEFATHEDAVAAMSKDKANMQHRYVELFLNSTAGGTGGAYGSQMMGAMVKESEGVVQDWNTSTLAGSQSSYGGPANQQLSGGYGGGYGGQSSMSGYDPGSQGAMNSSYYSSGNRASMGVNGMGGMSNMSNMSGGWGM; this comes from the exons ATGGACCCCTGTCACACCGAGGAGACCGAGGGCGAGATCCCCGGCTTGG GCTTCAGTGACCGAAGCGAGCAGATTGTTTCACGTGGTGTAGCCTCAGCCTTTGAAGCTG CCACCACCGAGACCGAGGCGGAGCCAAATCTGACCTCCAATGTGATGCTGAACACCGAGAGCAGCGAGGGATACGTGGTGAAAGTGAGGGGACTGCCCTGGTCCTGCTCCACCGAGGAGGTGCAGAGGTTTTTCTCTG ACTGCAAAATTCTGAATGGAGCTTTGGGTATCCGTTTCATCTACACGAGGGAGGGCAGACCAAGTGGAGAAGCATTTGCTGAACTTGAATCAGAAGAGGATGTGAAATTGGCAttgaaaaaagacagagaaacaaTGGGACACAGATACGTTGAAG TTTTCAAGTCAAACAACGTTGAAATGGATTGGGTTCTGAAGCATACTGGTCCCAACAGCCCTGATACGGCTAATGATGGTTTTGTACGTCTTAGAGGACTCCCATTTGGCTGTAGTAAAGAAGAAATTGTACAGTTTTTTTCAG GGTTGGAAATCGTGCCAAATGGGATAACATTGCCGGTGGACTTCCAGGGGAGGAGTACGGGGGAGGCCTTCGTGCAGTTTGCTTCACAGGAAATAGCTGAAAAGGCTCTAAAGAAACACAAGGAAAGAATAGGGCACAG GTACATTGAGATCTTCAAGAGTAGCCGAGCAGAGGTGCGCACTCACTACGACCCTCCACGCAAGCTGATGGCGATGCAGAGGCCAGGTCCTTACGACAGGCCTGGTCTTACCCGCGGATATAACAGTCTTGGTAGAGGAAGTGGCTTGGAGAGGATGAGGCGCGGTGCTTACGGAGGAG GTTATGGAGGTTATGATGACTACAATGGGTATAACGATGGCTATGGTTTTGGTTCTGATAGATTTGGGAGAG ACCTAGAATGGACTCTCTTCTCTGCAGGAATGTCGGACCACAGATACGGCGACGGGACGTCCACCTTCCAGAGCACGACTGGCCACTGTGTCCACATGAGAGGTCTGCCCTACAGAGCGACAGAGAACGACATCTATAAC TTCTTCTCACCTTTGAACCCTGTAAGAGTACACATTGAAATCGGACCAGATGGCAGAGTGACTGGAGAGGCAGATGTTGAATTTGCTACTCACGAGGATGCGGTGGCCGCTATGTCCAAAGACAAAGCAAACATGC aacacaGATATGTAGAACTCTTCTTGAACTCAACAGCAGGAGGAACTGGTGGTGCCTATGGCAGTCAGATGATGGGAGCAATGG TCAAGGAATCTGAAGGGGTGGTTCAAGATTGGAACACTAGCACGTTGGCAG GAAGCCAATCCAGTTATGGTGGCCCAGCTAACCAGCAGCTGAGTGGGGGTTACGGAGGCGGATATGGTGGTCAGAGCAGCATGAGTGGATACG ACCCAGGGAGTCAGGGCGCCATGAACAGCAGTTACTACAGCAGCGGGAACCGCGCGTCCATGGGAGTGAACGGCATGGGCGGGATGTCGAACATGTCCAACATGAGTGGTGGCTGGGGAATGTAA
- the HNRNPH1 gene encoding heterogeneous nuclear ribonucleoprotein H yields MDPCHTEETEGEIPGLGFSDRSEQIVSRGVASAFEAATTETEAEPNLTSNVMLNTESSEGYVVKVRGLPWSCSTEEVQRFFSDCKILNGALGIRFIYTREGRPSGEAFAELESEEDVKLALKKDRETMGHRYVEVFKSNNVEMDWVLKHTGPNSPDTANDGFVRLRGLPFGCSKEEIVQFFSGLEIVPNGITLPVDFQGRSTGEAFVQFASQEIAEKALKKHKERIGHRYIEIFKSSRAEVRTHYDPPRKLMAMQRPGPYDRPGLTRGYNSLGRGSGLERMRRGAYGGGYGGYDDYNGYNDGYGFGSDRFGREWTLFSAGMSDHRYGDGTSTFQSTTGHCVHMRGLPYRATENDIYNFFSPLNPVRVHIEIGPDGRVTGEADVEFATHEDAVAAMSKDKANMQHRYVELFLNSTAGGTGGAYGSQMMGAMVKESEGVVQDWNTSTLAGSQSSYGGPANQQLSGGYGGGYGGQSSMSGYDPGSQGAMNSSYYSSGNRASMGVNGMGGMSNMSNMSGGWGM; encoded by the exons ATGGACCCCTGTCACACCGAGGAGACCGAGGGCGAGATCCCCGGCTTGG GCTTCAGTGACCGAAGCGAGCAGATTGTTTCACGTGGTGTAGCCTCAGCCTTTGAAGCTG CCACCACCGAGACCGAGGCGGAGCCAAATCTGACCTCCAATGTGATGCTGAACACCGAGAGCAGCGAGGGATACGTGGTGAAAGTGAGGGGACTGCCCTGGTCCTGCTCCACCGAGGAGGTGCAGAGGTTTTTCTCTG ACTGCAAAATTCTGAATGGAGCTTTGGGTATCCGTTTCATCTACACGAGGGAGGGCAGACCAAGTGGAGAAGCATTTGCTGAACTTGAATCAGAAGAGGATGTGAAATTGGCAttgaaaaaagacagagaaacaaTGGGACACAGATACGTTGAAG TTTTCAAGTCAAACAACGTTGAAATGGATTGGGTTCTGAAGCATACTGGTCCCAACAGCCCTGATACGGCTAATGATGGTTTTGTACGTCTTAGAGGACTCCCATTTGGCTGTAGTAAAGAAGAAATTGTACAGTTTTTTTCAG GGTTGGAAATCGTGCCAAATGGGATAACATTGCCGGTGGACTTCCAGGGGAGGAGTACGGGGGAGGCCTTCGTGCAGTTTGCTTCACAGGAAATAGCTGAAAAGGCTCTAAAGAAACACAAGGAAAGAATAGGGCACAG GTACATTGAGATCTTCAAGAGTAGCCGAGCAGAGGTGCGCACTCACTACGACCCTCCACGCAAGCTGATGGCGATGCAGAGGCCAGGTCCTTACGACAGGCCTGGTCTTACCCGCGGATATAACAGTCTTGGTAGAGGAAGTGGCTTGGAGAGGATGAGGCGCGGTGCTTACGGAGGAG GTTATGGAGGTTATGATGACTACAATGGGTATAACGATGGCTATGGTTTTGGTTCTGATAGATTTGGGAGAG AATGGACTCTCTTCTCTGCAGGAATGTCGGACCACAGATACGGCGACGGGACGTCCACCTTCCAGAGCACGACTGGCCACTGTGTCCACATGAGAGGTCTGCCCTACAGAGCGACAGAGAACGACATCTATAAC TTCTTCTCACCTTTGAACCCTGTAAGAGTACACATTGAAATCGGACCAGATGGCAGAGTGACTGGAGAGGCAGATGTTGAATTTGCTACTCACGAGGATGCGGTGGCCGCTATGTCCAAAGACAAAGCAAACATGC aacacaGATATGTAGAACTCTTCTTGAACTCAACAGCAGGAGGAACTGGTGGTGCCTATGGCAGTCAGATGATGGGAGCAATGG TCAAGGAATCTGAAGGGGTGGTTCAAGATTGGAACACTAGCACGTTGGCAG GAAGCCAATCCAGTTATGGTGGCCCAGCTAACCAGCAGCTGAGTGGGGGTTACGGAGGCGGATATGGTGGTCAGAGCAGCATGAGTGGATACG ACCCAGGGAGTCAGGGCGCCATGAACAGCAGTTACTACAGCAGCGGGAACCGCGCGTCCATGGGAGTGAACGGCATGGGCGGGATGTCGAACATGTCCAACATGAGTGGTGGCTGGGGAATGTAA
- the HNRNPH1 gene encoding heterogeneous nuclear ribonucleoprotein H isoform X8, producing the protein MDPCHTEETEGEIPGLGFSDRSEQIVSRGVASAFEAATTETEAEPNLTSNVMLNTESSEGYVVKVRGLPWSCSTEEVQRFFSDCKILNGALGIRFIYTREGRPSGEAFAELESEEDVKLALKKDRETMGHRYVEVFKSNNVEMDWVLKHTGPNSPDTANDGFVRLRGLPFGCSKEEIVQFFSGLEIVPNGITLPVDFQGRSTGEAFVQFASQEIAEKALKKHKERIGHRYIEIFKSSRAEVRTHYDPPRKLMAMQRPGPYDRPGLTRGYNSLGRGSGLERMRRGAYGGGYGGYDDYNGYNDGYGFGSDRFGRGMSDHRYGDGTSTFQSTTGHCVHMRGLPYRATENDIYNFFSPLNPVRVHIEIGPDGRVTGEADVEFATHEDAVAAMSKDKANMQHRYVELFLNSTAGGTGGAYGSQMMGAMVKESEGVVQDWNTSTLAGSQSSYGGPANQQLSGGYGGGYGGQSSMSGYDPGSQGAMNSSYYSSGNRASMGVNGMGGMSNMSNMSGGWGM; encoded by the exons ATGGACCCCTGTCACACCGAGGAGACCGAGGGCGAGATCCCCGGCTTGG GCTTCAGTGACCGAAGCGAGCAGATTGTTTCACGTGGTGTAGCCTCAGCCTTTGAAGCTG CCACCACCGAGACCGAGGCGGAGCCAAATCTGACCTCCAATGTGATGCTGAACACCGAGAGCAGCGAGGGATACGTGGTGAAAGTGAGGGGACTGCCCTGGTCCTGCTCCACCGAGGAGGTGCAGAGGTTTTTCTCTG ACTGCAAAATTCTGAATGGAGCTTTGGGTATCCGTTTCATCTACACGAGGGAGGGCAGACCAAGTGGAGAAGCATTTGCTGAACTTGAATCAGAAGAGGATGTGAAATTGGCAttgaaaaaagacagagaaacaaTGGGACACAGATACGTTGAAG TTTTCAAGTCAAACAACGTTGAAATGGATTGGGTTCTGAAGCATACTGGTCCCAACAGCCCTGATACGGCTAATGATGGTTTTGTACGTCTTAGAGGACTCCCATTTGGCTGTAGTAAAGAAGAAATTGTACAGTTTTTTTCAG GGTTGGAAATCGTGCCAAATGGGATAACATTGCCGGTGGACTTCCAGGGGAGGAGTACGGGGGAGGCCTTCGTGCAGTTTGCTTCACAGGAAATAGCTGAAAAGGCTCTAAAGAAACACAAGGAAAGAATAGGGCACAG GTACATTGAGATCTTCAAGAGTAGCCGAGCAGAGGTGCGCACTCACTACGACCCTCCACGCAAGCTGATGGCGATGCAGAGGCCAGGTCCTTACGACAGGCCTGGTCTTACCCGCGGATATAACAGTCTTGGTAGAGGAAGTGGCTTGGAGAGGATGAGGCGCGGTGCTTACGGAGGAG GTTATGGAGGTTATGATGACTACAATGGGTATAACGATGGCTATGGTTTTGGTTCTGATAGATTTGGGAGAG GAATGTCGGACCACAGATACGGCGACGGGACGTCCACCTTCCAGAGCACGACTGGCCACTGTGTCCACATGAGAGGTCTGCCCTACAGAGCGACAGAGAACGACATCTATAAC TTCTTCTCACCTTTGAACCCTGTAAGAGTACACATTGAAATCGGACCAGATGGCAGAGTGACTGGAGAGGCAGATGTTGAATTTGCTACTCACGAGGATGCGGTGGCCGCTATGTCCAAAGACAAAGCAAACATGC aacacaGATATGTAGAACTCTTCTTGAACTCAACAGCAGGAGGAACTGGTGGTGCCTATGGCAGTCAGATGATGGGAGCAATGG TCAAGGAATCTGAAGGGGTGGTTCAAGATTGGAACACTAGCACGTTGGCAG GAAGCCAATCCAGTTATGGTGGCCCAGCTAACCAGCAGCTGAGTGGGGGTTACGGAGGCGGATATGGTGGTCAGAGCAGCATGAGTGGATACG ACCCAGGGAGTCAGGGCGCCATGAACAGCAGTTACTACAGCAGCGGGAACCGCGCGTCCATGGGAGTGAACGGCATGGGCGGGATGTCGAACATGTCCAACATGAGTGGTGGCTGGGGAATGTAA
- the HNRNPH1 gene encoding heterogeneous nuclear ribonucleoprotein H isoform X11, with the protein MDPCHTEETEGEIPGLATTETEAEPNLTSNVMLNTESSEGYVVKVRGLPWSCSTEEVQRFFSDCKILNGALGIRFIYTREGRPSGEAFAELESEEDVKLALKKDRETMGHRYVEVFKSNNVEMDWVLKHTGPNSPDTANDGFVRLRGLPFGCSKEEIVQFFSGLEIVPNGITLPVDFQGRSTGEAFVQFASQEIAEKALKKHKERIGHRYIEIFKSSRAEVRTHYDPPRKLMAMQRPGPYDRPGLTRGYNSLGRGSGLERMRRGAYGGGYGGYDDYNGYNDGYGFGSDRFGRGMSDHRYGDGTSTFQSTTGHCVHMRGLPYRATENDIYNFFSPLNPVRVHIEIGPDGRVTGEADVEFATHEDAVAAMSKDKANMQHRYVELFLNSTAGGTGGAYGSQMMGAMVKESEGVVQDWNTSTLAGSQSSYGGPANQQLSGGYGGGYGGQSSMSGYDPGSQGAMNSSYYSSGNRASMGVNGMGGMSNMSNMSGGWGM; encoded by the exons ATGGACCCCTGTCACACCGAGGAGACCGAGGGCGAGATCCCCGGCTTGG CCACCACCGAGACCGAGGCGGAGCCAAATCTGACCTCCAATGTGATGCTGAACACCGAGAGCAGCGAGGGATACGTGGTGAAAGTGAGGGGACTGCCCTGGTCCTGCTCCACCGAGGAGGTGCAGAGGTTTTTCTCTG ACTGCAAAATTCTGAATGGAGCTTTGGGTATCCGTTTCATCTACACGAGGGAGGGCAGACCAAGTGGAGAAGCATTTGCTGAACTTGAATCAGAAGAGGATGTGAAATTGGCAttgaaaaaagacagagaaacaaTGGGACACAGATACGTTGAAG TTTTCAAGTCAAACAACGTTGAAATGGATTGGGTTCTGAAGCATACTGGTCCCAACAGCCCTGATACGGCTAATGATGGTTTTGTACGTCTTAGAGGACTCCCATTTGGCTGTAGTAAAGAAGAAATTGTACAGTTTTTTTCAG GGTTGGAAATCGTGCCAAATGGGATAACATTGCCGGTGGACTTCCAGGGGAGGAGTACGGGGGAGGCCTTCGTGCAGTTTGCTTCACAGGAAATAGCTGAAAAGGCTCTAAAGAAACACAAGGAAAGAATAGGGCACAG GTACATTGAGATCTTCAAGAGTAGCCGAGCAGAGGTGCGCACTCACTACGACCCTCCACGCAAGCTGATGGCGATGCAGAGGCCAGGTCCTTACGACAGGCCTGGTCTTACCCGCGGATATAACAGTCTTGGTAGAGGAAGTGGCTTGGAGAGGATGAGGCGCGGTGCTTACGGAGGAG GTTATGGAGGTTATGATGACTACAATGGGTATAACGATGGCTATGGTTTTGGTTCTGATAGATTTGGGAGAG GAATGTCGGACCACAGATACGGCGACGGGACGTCCACCTTCCAGAGCACGACTGGCCACTGTGTCCACATGAGAGGTCTGCCCTACAGAGCGACAGAGAACGACATCTATAAC TTCTTCTCACCTTTGAACCCTGTAAGAGTACACATTGAAATCGGACCAGATGGCAGAGTGACTGGAGAGGCAGATGTTGAATTTGCTACTCACGAGGATGCGGTGGCCGCTATGTCCAAAGACAAAGCAAACATGC aacacaGATATGTAGAACTCTTCTTGAACTCAACAGCAGGAGGAACTGGTGGTGCCTATGGCAGTCAGATGATGGGAGCAATGG TCAAGGAATCTGAAGGGGTGGTTCAAGATTGGAACACTAGCACGTTGGCAG GAAGCCAATCCAGTTATGGTGGCCCAGCTAACCAGCAGCTGAGTGGGGGTTACGGAGGCGGATATGGTGGTCAGAGCAGCATGAGTGGATACG ACCCAGGGAGTCAGGGCGCCATGAACAGCAGTTACTACAGCAGCGGGAACCGCGCGTCCATGGGAGTGAACGGCATGGGCGGGATGTCGAACATGTCCAACATGAGTGGTGGCTGGGGAATGTAA
- the HNRNPH1 gene encoding heterogeneous nuclear ribonucleoprotein H isoform X10, translated as MDPCHTEETEGEIPGLATTETEAEPNLTSNVMLNTESSEGYVVKVRGLPWSCSTEEVQRFFSDCKILNGALGIRFIYTREGRPSGEAFAELESEEDVKLALKKDRETMGHRYVEVFKSNNVEMDWVLKHTGPNSPDTANDGFVRLRGLPFGCSKEEIVQFFSGLEIVPNGITLPVDFQGRSTGEAFVQFASQEIAEKALKKHKERIGHRYIEIFKSSRAEVRTHYDPPRKLMAMQRPGPYDRPGLTRGYNSLGRGSGLERMRRGAYGGGYGGYDDYNGYNDGYGFGSDRFGREWTLFSAGMSDHRYGDGTSTFQSTTGHCVHMRGLPYRATENDIYNFFSPLNPVRVHIEIGPDGRVTGEADVEFATHEDAVAAMSKDKANMQHRYVELFLNSTAGGTGGAYGSQMMGAMVKESEGVVQDWNTSTLAGSQSSYGGPANQQLSGGYGGGYGGQSSMSGYDPGSQGAMNSSYYSSGNRASMGVNGMGGMSNMSNMSGGWGM; from the exons ATGGACCCCTGTCACACCGAGGAGACCGAGGGCGAGATCCCCGGCTTGG CCACCACCGAGACCGAGGCGGAGCCAAATCTGACCTCCAATGTGATGCTGAACACCGAGAGCAGCGAGGGATACGTGGTGAAAGTGAGGGGACTGCCCTGGTCCTGCTCCACCGAGGAGGTGCAGAGGTTTTTCTCTG ACTGCAAAATTCTGAATGGAGCTTTGGGTATCCGTTTCATCTACACGAGGGAGGGCAGACCAAGTGGAGAAGCATTTGCTGAACTTGAATCAGAAGAGGATGTGAAATTGGCAttgaaaaaagacagagaaacaaTGGGACACAGATACGTTGAAG TTTTCAAGTCAAACAACGTTGAAATGGATTGGGTTCTGAAGCATACTGGTCCCAACAGCCCTGATACGGCTAATGATGGTTTTGTACGTCTTAGAGGACTCCCATTTGGCTGTAGTAAAGAAGAAATTGTACAGTTTTTTTCAG GGTTGGAAATCGTGCCAAATGGGATAACATTGCCGGTGGACTTCCAGGGGAGGAGTACGGGGGAGGCCTTCGTGCAGTTTGCTTCACAGGAAATAGCTGAAAAGGCTCTAAAGAAACACAAGGAAAGAATAGGGCACAG GTACATTGAGATCTTCAAGAGTAGCCGAGCAGAGGTGCGCACTCACTACGACCCTCCACGCAAGCTGATGGCGATGCAGAGGCCAGGTCCTTACGACAGGCCTGGTCTTACCCGCGGATATAACAGTCTTGGTAGAGGAAGTGGCTTGGAGAGGATGAGGCGCGGTGCTTACGGAGGAG GTTATGGAGGTTATGATGACTACAATGGGTATAACGATGGCTATGGTTTTGGTTCTGATAGATTTGGGAGAG AATGGACTCTCTTCTCTGCAGGAATGTCGGACCACAGATACGGCGACGGGACGTCCACCTTCCAGAGCACGACTGGCCACTGTGTCCACATGAGAGGTCTGCCCTACAGAGCGACAGAGAACGACATCTATAAC TTCTTCTCACCTTTGAACCCTGTAAGAGTACACATTGAAATCGGACCAGATGGCAGAGTGACTGGAGAGGCAGATGTTGAATTTGCTACTCACGAGGATGCGGTGGCCGCTATGTCCAAAGACAAAGCAAACATGC aacacaGATATGTAGAACTCTTCTTGAACTCAACAGCAGGAGGAACTGGTGGTGCCTATGGCAGTCAGATGATGGGAGCAATGG TCAAGGAATCTGAAGGGGTGGTTCAAGATTGGAACACTAGCACGTTGGCAG GAAGCCAATCCAGTTATGGTGGCCCAGCTAACCAGCAGCTGAGTGGGGGTTACGGAGGCGGATATGGTGGTCAGAGCAGCATGAGTGGATACG ACCCAGGGAGTCAGGGCGCCATGAACAGCAGTTACTACAGCAGCGGGAACCGCGCGTCCATGGGAGTGAACGGCATGGGCGGGATGTCGAACATGTCCAACATGAGTGGTGGCTGGGGAATGTAA
- the HNRNPH1 gene encoding heterogeneous nuclear ribonucleoprotein H isoform X16, with the protein MDPCHTEETEGEIPGLATTETEAEPNLTSNVMLNTESSEGYVVKVRGLPWSCSTEEVQRFFSDCKILNGALGIRFIYTREGRPSGEAFAELESEEDVKLALKKDRETMGHRYVEVFKSNNVEMDWVLKHTGPNSPDTANDGFVRLRGLPFGCSKEEIVQFFSGLEIVPNGITLPVDFQGRSTGEAFVQFASQEIAEKALKKHKERIGHRYIEIFKSSRAEVRTHYDPPRKLMAMQRPGPYDRPGLTRGYNSLGRGSGLERMRRGAYGGGMSDHRYGDGTSTFQSTTGHCVHMRGLPYRATENDIYNFFSPLNPVRVHIEIGPDGRVTGEADVEFATHEDAVAAMSKDKANMQHRYVELFLNSTAGGTGGAYGSQMMGAMVKESEGVVQDWNTSTLAGSQSSYGGPANQQLSGGYGGGYGGQSSMSGYDPGSQGAMNSSYYSSGNRASMGVNGMGGMSNMSNMSGGWGM; encoded by the exons ATGGACCCCTGTCACACCGAGGAGACCGAGGGCGAGATCCCCGGCTTGG CCACCACCGAGACCGAGGCGGAGCCAAATCTGACCTCCAATGTGATGCTGAACACCGAGAGCAGCGAGGGATACGTGGTGAAAGTGAGGGGACTGCCCTGGTCCTGCTCCACCGAGGAGGTGCAGAGGTTTTTCTCTG ACTGCAAAATTCTGAATGGAGCTTTGGGTATCCGTTTCATCTACACGAGGGAGGGCAGACCAAGTGGAGAAGCATTTGCTGAACTTGAATCAGAAGAGGATGTGAAATTGGCAttgaaaaaagacagagaaacaaTGGGACACAGATACGTTGAAG TTTTCAAGTCAAACAACGTTGAAATGGATTGGGTTCTGAAGCATACTGGTCCCAACAGCCCTGATACGGCTAATGATGGTTTTGTACGTCTTAGAGGACTCCCATTTGGCTGTAGTAAAGAAGAAATTGTACAGTTTTTTTCAG GGTTGGAAATCGTGCCAAATGGGATAACATTGCCGGTGGACTTCCAGGGGAGGAGTACGGGGGAGGCCTTCGTGCAGTTTGCTTCACAGGAAATAGCTGAAAAGGCTCTAAAGAAACACAAGGAAAGAATAGGGCACAG GTACATTGAGATCTTCAAGAGTAGCCGAGCAGAGGTGCGCACTCACTACGACCCTCCACGCAAGCTGATGGCGATGCAGAGGCCAGGTCCTTACGACAGGCCTGGTCTTACCCGCGGATATAACAGTCTTGGTAGAGGAAGTGGCTTGGAGAGGATGAGGCGCGGTGCTTACGGAGGAG GAATGTCGGACCACAGATACGGCGACGGGACGTCCACCTTCCAGAGCACGACTGGCCACTGTGTCCACATGAGAGGTCTGCCCTACAGAGCGACAGAGAACGACATCTATAAC TTCTTCTCACCTTTGAACCCTGTAAGAGTACACATTGAAATCGGACCAGATGGCAGAGTGACTGGAGAGGCAGATGTTGAATTTGCTACTCACGAGGATGCGGTGGCCGCTATGTCCAAAGACAAAGCAAACATGC aacacaGATATGTAGAACTCTTCTTGAACTCAACAGCAGGAGGAACTGGTGGTGCCTATGGCAGTCAGATGATGGGAGCAATGG TCAAGGAATCTGAAGGGGTGGTTCAAGATTGGAACACTAGCACGTTGGCAG GAAGCCAATCCAGTTATGGTGGCCCAGCTAACCAGCAGCTGAGTGGGGGTTACGGAGGCGGATATGGTGGTCAGAGCAGCATGAGTGGATACG ACCCAGGGAGTCAGGGCGCCATGAACAGCAGTTACTACAGCAGCGGGAACCGCGCGTCCATGGGAGTGAACGGCATGGGCGGGATGTCGAACATGTCCAACATGAGTGGTGGCTGGGGAATGTAA